One Cyprinus carpio isolate SPL01 chromosome A16, ASM1834038v1, whole genome shotgun sequence genomic region harbors:
- the LOC109104736 gene encoding COP9 signalosome complex subunit 7a-like isoform X1, translating to MEVDQLLSLSGSALAQAISSLLETPGLYVFSDILELPNVRELETGPHAPVYQLLNLFAYGTYCDYKERAASLPELTPAQKNKLRHLSIISLASNLKCLPYSLLLQQLELKNVRELEDLLIEAVYCDIIHGKLDQRNQQVEVDCSIGRDLGPNELPNIANTLQEWCTGCEAVLCGIEEQVSRANQYRENQLKIKVQVETEVSNLQKTLKASSASPSSGPAPAGAASNQDADQPAEPRDPASSQEPRQPGKKSSKVKGIRGSGKIWSKSN from the exons ATGGAGGTGGATCAGCTGCTGTCTCTCTCAGGTTCAGCTCTGGCTCAGGCCATCAGCTCTCTGCTGGAGACCCCAGGCCTCTACGTTTTCTCAGACATTCTAGAACTGCCCAATGTCCGCGAG CTGGAGACGGGTCCCCACGCTCCAGTGTACCAGCTTCTCAATCTTTTTGCGTATGGAACCTACTGCGACTATAAAG AGAGGGCAGCCTCACTTCCTGAACTCACACCTGCCCAGAAGAACAAACTCCGTCACCTGTCAATCATCAGCCTGGCCTCCAATCTAAAG TGTCTGCCGTATTCATTACTGCTCCAGCAGTTAGAGCTGAAGAATGTGCGCGAGCTGGAAGACCTGCTGATCGAGGCTGTTTACTGTGACATTATCCATGGGAAGCTGGACCAGAGGAACCAGCAGGTCGAGGTAGATTGCAGTATAGGTCGAGACCTGGGCCCCAACGAATTACCCAACATTGCCAACACACTGCAGGAGTG GTGTACAGGCTGTGAAGCAGTTCTGTGTGGCATTGAGGAGCAGGTGTCAAGAGCCAATCAGTACAGAGAAAACCAGCTCAAGATCAAAGTTCAAGTGGAAACAGAG GTGTCAAACCTACAAAAAACCCTCAAGGCAAGTTCTGCTTCCCCCTCATCTGGCCCCGCCCCTGCTGGAGCAGCATCAAATCAGGATGCAGACCAGCCAGCTGAGCCAAGAGACCCTGCCTCCTCCCAGGAACCACGGCAACCAGGAAAAAAGAGTTCAAAGGTCAAAGG gATTCGTGGGAGCGGAAAGATTTGGTCAAAGTCTAACTGA
- the LOC109104736 gene encoding COP9 signalosome complex subunit 7a-like isoform X2: MEVDQLLSLSGSALAQAISSLLETPGLYVFSDILELPNVRELETGPHAPVYQLLNLFAYGTYCDYKERAASLPELTPAQKNKLRHLSIISLASNLKCLPYSLLLQQLELKNVRELEDLLIEAVYCDIIHGKLDQRNQQVEVDCSIGRDLGPNELPNIANTLQEWCTGCEAVLCGIEEQVSRANQYRENQLKIKVQVETEVSNLQKTLKASSASPSSGPAPAGAASNQDADQPAEPRDPASSQEPRQPGKKSSKVKGEKTNSSSSWMA, from the exons ATGGAGGTGGATCAGCTGCTGTCTCTCTCAGGTTCAGCTCTGGCTCAGGCCATCAGCTCTCTGCTGGAGACCCCAGGCCTCTACGTTTTCTCAGACATTCTAGAACTGCCCAATGTCCGCGAG CTGGAGACGGGTCCCCACGCTCCAGTGTACCAGCTTCTCAATCTTTTTGCGTATGGAACCTACTGCGACTATAAAG AGAGGGCAGCCTCACTTCCTGAACTCACACCTGCCCAGAAGAACAAACTCCGTCACCTGTCAATCATCAGCCTGGCCTCCAATCTAAAG TGTCTGCCGTATTCATTACTGCTCCAGCAGTTAGAGCTGAAGAATGTGCGCGAGCTGGAAGACCTGCTGATCGAGGCTGTTTACTGTGACATTATCCATGGGAAGCTGGACCAGAGGAACCAGCAGGTCGAGGTAGATTGCAGTATAGGTCGAGACCTGGGCCCCAACGAATTACCCAACATTGCCAACACACTGCAGGAGTG GTGTACAGGCTGTGAAGCAGTTCTGTGTGGCATTGAGGAGCAGGTGTCAAGAGCCAATCAGTACAGAGAAAACCAGCTCAAGATCAAAGTTCAAGTGGAAACAGAG GTGTCAAACCTACAAAAAACCCTCAAGGCAAGTTCTGCTTCCCCCTCATCTGGCCCCGCCCCTGCTGGAGCAGCATCAAATCAGGATGCAGACCAGCCAGCTGAGCCAAGAGACCCTGCCTCCTCCCAGGAACCACGGCAACCAGGAAAAAAGAGTTCAAAGGTCAAAGG tgaaaaaacaaactcatcttcatcttggatggcttga